TTGATGATGACTATGATGACACGTTCGATGCCCATCACTATGCATTCAAGGTGGGTGAAGACGATTTCGACAGGATCTTCGGTCGCATTCAGGCCGAAGGTATTCCGTATGGAAGCGAACCCACAGCACGGGAGAACATGACCATCAACCACCGGGGTGGGGGACGCGGCGTGTACTTTTGCGACCTGAATGGGCACGTTCTCGAACTCCTCACGGTGGGGTAGAGCACTCCAAAGGGTTATATGTTAAACACCAAGATGTATTATGCTCCATTAAAATTATTTGGCCGGATAAGTGAGAACGGTCATTTTACATAACTTGTCTTCTTTGGTTCATGCCCATTGGATATACTGGTCCTTCAGACATTCGTATAATTAAATTGTAAAGTT
The DNA window shown above is from Nitrospiraceae bacterium and carries:
- a CDS encoding VOC family protein, which encodes MSIELNHTIVPAYDKVASAKFYAKIFGLAFEEGTVGYFAPLRINKTLTFDFDDDYDDTFDAHHYAFKVGEDDFDRIFGRIQAEGIPYGSEPTARENMTINHRGGGRGVYFCDLNGHVLELLTVG